In the Flavobacterium acetivorans genome, one interval contains:
- a CDS encoding HTH-like domain-containing protein yields the protein MTLNELGTKLSEMYNNAPKGDSVAMIHLFGIKYANEIKESEYSKKDIITQSGISASYLTELTKGVKLAEYVIPKN from the coding sequence ATGACACTAAATGAATTAGGAACAAAACTCAGCGAAATGTATAATAATGCCCCAAAAGGTGATTCTGTTGCTATGATACATTTATTTGGAATTAAATATGCGAACGAAATAAAAGAAAGTGAATACTCAAAAAAAGACATAATTACGCAATCTGGAATCTCAGCATCATATTTGACTGAATTGACTAAAGGTGTGAAATTGGCTGAATATGTAATTCCGAAAAATTAA
- a CDS encoding DUF5677 domain-containing protein produces the protein MNDSNLPWTDDKRKITEAYFEAINKNNLELFRIIKLHLKEFDGILPILEFIVERLETVATLTVDNRIWDAEIILRSAIETFVKYVFITTADKNEREKRLDEFWNLLAEVNSLKQSEQAKKNLIHLGELETHNLAYSPMLLTEEKETELRTKWTKTERQKLEQKWSFTEIVNSLSKNYRGKPMEIFITLTHGYRMSSHVTHGDETGILIIRERNSRSFENRELAYFTHYLRLLSDVFTFCAFIGVETMNLLGLNNDFFFKNQETLKDIQILTEKYHSDLFKDKDYDKYRK, from the coding sequence ATGAACGATAGTAATTTACCTTGGACTGACGATAAACGAAAAATTACTGAAGCGTATTTTGAGGCTATCAATAAAAACAATCTTGAACTTTTTAGAATTATAAAACTTCATTTAAAAGAGTTTGATGGTATTCTTCCAATTCTTGAATTTATTGTAGAACGGCTCGAAACAGTTGCAACCTTAACAGTTGACAACAGAATTTGGGACGCAGAAATTATATTGAGATCCGCAATAGAAACTTTTGTAAAATATGTTTTTATTACTACTGCTGACAAAAATGAGCGAGAAAAACGGCTCGATGAGTTTTGGAATTTGTTGGCGGAAGTAAATTCTTTGAAGCAATCTGAACAAGCTAAAAAGAACTTAATTCATCTTGGAGAACTTGAAACGCACAACTTGGCTTATTCCCCTATGCTATTAACAGAGGAAAAAGAAACAGAATTAAGAACCAAATGGACAAAAACGGAACGACAGAAACTTGAGCAAAAATGGTCGTTTACAGAAATAGTGAATTCTTTATCTAAGAATTACCGAGGAAAACCAATGGAAATTTTCATTACTCTAACTCACGGATACAGAATGAGTAGCCATGTTACCCATGGTGACGAAACAGGTATTTTAATAATTCGAGAAAGAAATAGTAGATCATTTGAAAATAGAGAATTGGCCTATTTCACCCATTATTTGAGATTGTTAAGTGATGTTTTTACTTTTTGTGCATTTATCGGTGTTGAAACGATGAATTTACTCGGTTTGAACAATGATTTTTTTTTCAAAAATCAGGAGACTTTAAAGGACATTCAAATCTTAACAGAAAAATATCATAGCGACTTATTTAAAGACAAGGATTATGACAAGTATAGAAAATAG
- a CDS encoding tyrosine-type recombinase/integrase: MYLTNITKNYNYGHKKKSVEELRENKILNQAKREVPGFEQLLQRFERTVSVLGRSQSTFNNYSRHVAAISLYFGKIPTELDSEQVQDYLFYQQKKSKTPSQTYFKHCVYGLRFLLKSEGFPYEYLRLPSIKHEKKLPVVLSKEEVWAMLQGAKLLKHKILIGLLYGCGLRCMEARGVRLQDLDFDRKQLKVVQGKGKKDRYVPLSIHLIRGLKKYIEAEKPQDYLFNGQPLPTGAGGDFDNRYSQRGVQWAVRQVAKASGIKKEVHSHTLRHSYATHLLEDGMDIMTLKDLLGHQNVETTMEYLHIAQLESQRIFSPLDTLFAKCSQKLK; this comes from the coding sequence TTGTACCTTACGAATATAACTAAAAATTATAATTATGGTCACAAAAAAAAGTCGGTTGAAGAATTAAGAGAAAACAAAATTCTCAACCAAGCCAAGCGGGAAGTTCCTGGATTTGAGCAATTACTTCAACGGTTTGAGCGTACGGTTTCCGTTTTGGGCAGAAGTCAAAGTACGTTCAATAACTATTCGCGCCATGTGGCGGCTATTTCGCTCTATTTTGGTAAAATCCCAACAGAACTCGATTCTGAACAAGTACAGGACTACTTGTTTTACCAACAAAAAAAGTCAAAAACACCCTCTCAAACCTATTTTAAGCATTGCGTTTACGGACTTCGTTTTTTACTCAAATCAGAAGGATTTCCGTATGAATACCTGCGTTTACCGTCCATAAAACACGAGAAAAAGCTCCCTGTTGTTTTGAGTAAAGAGGAAGTTTGGGCTATGCTTCAAGGTGCCAAACTACTCAAACATAAAATTCTTATCGGTTTGCTTTATGGTTGCGGACTTCGCTGTATGGAGGCCCGAGGTGTGCGATTACAAGACCTGGATTTTGACCGAAAACAGCTCAAAGTGGTTCAAGGCAAAGGTAAAAAAGACCGTTATGTACCGCTTTCTATTCATTTAATCCGAGGATTGAAAAAGTATATTGAAGCCGAAAAACCCCAGGATTATCTTTTTAATGGACAGCCTTTGCCTACTGGAGCAGGTGGTGATTTTGACAATCGGTATTCACAACGAGGCGTGCAATGGGCGGTGCGGCAAGTCGCTAAGGCATCGGGAATAAAAAAGGAAGTTCATAGCCATACGCTGCGGCACAGTTATGCCACACATTTGCTCGAAGACGGTATGGATATTATGACGCTAAAAGACCTTTTGGGACACCAGAATGTTGAGACCACAATGGAATATCTGCATATTGCCCAACTCGAGAGTCAACGCATTTTTAGTCCACTAGATACCCTTTTTGCCAAGTGCAGTCAAAAATTGAAGTAG